One Miscanthus floridulus cultivar M001 chromosome 11, ASM1932011v1, whole genome shotgun sequence DNA window includes the following coding sequences:
- the LOC136493922 gene encoding golgin candidate 2-like, whose translation MAGWISSKLKAAETLLHQIDQQAAESLGKSPSASDLAALQATSSRSADDLLDVPPPRRPPPSGRPPSLGLRLAAKRPSLPSSGPRRSASAAAVLAVQDQAGGEPTVEVVSEVKPEADRGDREDGKGVASGSGSDEDSDGSGSDDSEDSEEERRREEERRRRRAERLAAMAARAIAEREEAVARLEGEKAGLEKLLAEREKEQAQEASELQTSMIETMEAVEIEKQRHHSTRMEALARLARLEVTNGELAKSLAREQWNLEVQVDQVAQLREEVELKKLAQDKYRRKLAKIQKTSAPLVDEIESLRRFKLQEEIIDAEYALICDRIVSLKDKARKIEESIELTRRDMVHPTEVETELKKRLDQLTDRLIQKQMQVESLSSEKAALLMRIEAVTRLLDNSASSLASPSSSRLDIEAGAWQQSHSPKLGDRIRAGQQQLGSAIRQLDSIFSAGHIFLRRNPKAQVGALVYLVCLHLWVLYILTSHPTVSETRPGATFSLETLNKTSN comes from the exons ATGGCGGGGTGGATCTCCTCCAAGCTCAAAGCAGCCGAGACCCTGCTCCACCAG ATCGATCAGCAGGCGGCGGAATCCCTCGGCAAGTCCCCCTCCGCCTCCGACCTCGCCGCGCTGCAAGCCACATCATCTCGCTCCGCCGATGACCTCCTCGACGTGCCGCCCCCGCGCAGGCCGCCGCCGTCCGGCCGGCCGCCCTCCCTCGGCCTCCGTCTCGCAGCGAAGCGCCCCTCCCTGCCTTCATCAGGGCCCCGCCGCTCCGCGTCCGCGGCTGCGGTGCTCGCGGTGCAGGATCAGGCCGGTGGTGAGCCAACGGTGGAGGTGGTGTCCGAGGTGAAGCCAGAAGCAGATCGTGGGGATCGCGAGGACGGTAAGGGTGTCGCTTCCGGGAGCGGGAGCGATGAGGACTCAGATGGATCAGGGAGCGACGACTCGGAGGATTCCGAGGAGGAGaggcggagggaggaggagaggagacgGCGGCGGGCTGAGCGGCTTGCGGCCATGGCTGCACGCGCTATTGCTGAGCGCGAAGAGGCTGTTGCGAGGCTCGAGGGGGAGAAGGCCGGGCTTGAGAAGCTGCTCGCCGAGCGTGAGAAGGAGCAGGCGCAGGAG GCTTCAGAGTTGCAGACTAGTATGATCGAAACAATGGAAGCAGTGGAGATAGAGAAACAGAGACATCATAGCACTAGAATGGAAGCCCTTGCACGATTGGCTAGACTTGAG GTTACAAACGGTGAGCTTGCAAAGTCACTTGCCAGGGAACAATGGAATCTGGAAGTTCAA GTTGATCAAGTGGCACAGCTTCGAGAGGAAGTTGAATTGAAGAAACTTGCTCAAGATA AATACAGAAGAAAGCTAGCAAAGATACAAAAGACAAGTGCCCCTCTGGTTGATGAA ATAGAATCTTTGAGAAGGTTCAAGCTGCAGGAAGAAATTATTGATGCAGAATACGCTCTGATATGTGACAGAATTGTGAGCTTGAAGGACAAG gcaAGGAAGATTGAAGAAAGCATTGAGCTGACTAGAAGAGACATGGTTCATCCTACAGAGGTGGAAACTGAGCTCAAGAAGAGGCTTGATCAACTTACTGATCGGTTGATTCAGAAACAAATGCAG GTTGAGTCCCTATCTTCAGAGAAGGCAGCTCTGTTAATGAGAATCGAG GCAGTCACGAGGTTGCTCGACAATAGCGCCTCATCATTAGCTTCTCCAAGCTCATCAAGATTGGACATTGAAGCTGGTGCATGGCAACAATCACATTCACCAAAGCTTGGTGACAGGATAAGGGCTGGACAACAGCAACTGGGATCTGCAATCCGACAGCTTGATTCGATCTTCTCAGCCGGGCATATCTTTTTGAGGCGGAATCCAAAGGCCCAGGTTGGGGCCTTGGTGTATCTAGTATGCCTTCACTTATGGGTACTGTACATACTAACATCACACCCAACGGTGTCGGAAACTCGCCCTGGGGCAACCTTTTCTTTGGAGACATTAAACAAGACTAGCAATTGA